In one Penaeus chinensis breed Huanghai No. 1 chromosome 33, ASM1920278v2, whole genome shotgun sequence genomic region, the following are encoded:
- the LOC125043017 gene encoding DNA replication licensing factor Mcm5-like, translating into MEGFDDPGIFFSDNFSSEDQQDQSQVNLQAVKKKFKEFLRQFHEGNFNYKYRDSLKRQYNLRQFFLEVSLEDVASFDETLADKLKKAPTEHLPLFEEAAKEVADEVTAPRPQGEEKVEDIQITLTSASNPVDVRNLQSEEVSRLVKVAGIVVAASGVKAKALTLTVQCRSCQTTIPNIPVKPGLEGYQMPRKCNTEQAGRPKCPLDPFFIVPDRCSCVDYQVLKLQEVPENLPQGEMPRHLQLYVDRSLCERVVPGNRVTVLGIYSIKKIGKSTRGSRDKVAVGIRAPYLRVVGIQCDQEGRGYTSGISISASEEEEFRRLAQSNNVYERIAKSVAPSIYGSEDIKKSVATLLFGGSRKRLPDGLTRRGDINVLLLGDPGTAKSQLLKFVERVAPIAVYTSGKGSSAAGLTASVTRDPVTRNFVMEGGAMVLADGGVVCIDEFDKMREDDRVAIHEAMEQQTISIAKAGITTTLNSRCSVMAAANSVFGRWDDTKGEENIDFMPTILSRFDMIFIVKDEHDEKRDTTLAKHVMNVHLNALKTTDDTPEGELSLKFLKKFISYCRGRCGPRLSESAGEKLKNRYVLMRGGTREAESNSDRRLSIPITVRQLEAIVRISESLAKMRLEPFATESDVDEALRLFQVSTLDAAMSGSLTGAEGFTTEEDQEMLSRIEKQLKKRFAIGSQVSEHAIVQDFLRQKYPERAVFKVLHFMIRRGELQHRLQRKMLYRIK; encoded by the exons ATGGAAGGCTTCGACGACCCCGGCATATTCTTCTCGGACAACTTCTCCTCGGAGGACCAGCAGGACCAGAGTCAGGTGAACTTACAGGCTGTGAAGAAGAAGTTCAAGGAGTTCCTGAGGCAGTTCCACGAAGGGAACTTTAACTACAAGTACAG GGATTCATTAAAGCGTCAATACAACCTCCGTCAGTTTTTCCTTGAAGTCAGCCTCGAAGATGTGGCGAGTTTTGATGAGACGCTGGCAGACAAACTCAAGAAGGCCCCCACAGAACACTTGCCTCTG TTTGAGGAAGCAGCCAAGGAGGTAGCAGATGAGGTGACAGCACCCAGGCCTCAAGGGGAAGAGAAAGTTGAAGATATTCAAATAACACTCACATCTGCCTCGAATCCTGTTGATGTCCGCAATCTGCAG TCTGAAGAAGTTAGCCGATTGGTGAAAGTAGCTGGTATTGTGGTTGCAGCTTCAGGGGTGAAGGCCAAGGCTCTGACACTGACAGTGCAGTGTCGTTCCTGCCAGACCACAATCCCAAACATTCCTGTCAAGCCTGGTCTCGAAGGCTACCAAATGCCAAGAAAGTGCAACAC AGAGCAAGCAGGCCGCCCGAAGTGTCCTCTAGATCCCTTCTTCATTGTCCCTGATCGATGCTCATGTGTGGACTACCAAGTTCTGAAGCTTCAGGAAGTACCTGAAAATCTGCCACAGGGAGAGATGCCTCGTCACCTCCAGCTCTATGTTGACAG GTCTCTCTGTGAACGCGTTGTACCTGGCAACCGAGTCACAGTTTTGGGTATTTACTCAATCAAGAAAATTGGTAAATCTACA AGAGGTTCAAGAGACAAGGTTGCTGTAGGTATTCGTGCCCCATATCTCAGAGTGGTAGGCATCCAGTGTGACCAGGAGGGCCGTGGCTACACCTCTGGCATTTCCATCTCTGCCAGTGAGGAGGAGGAATTCCGTCGCCTTGCACAGTCCAACAATGTCTATGAGAGGATTGCTAAAAGTGTTGCCCCTAGTATCTATGGATCTGAAGATATCAAAAAGTCTGTTGCCACCTTGCTCTTTGGTGGCTCTCGCAAGCGTCTTCCTGATGGCTTAACAAGGAGAGGAGACATCAACGTTCTGCTTCTTGGAGATCCCGGTACAGCCAAGTCCCAGCTCCTAAAGTTTGTGGAACGTGTTGCTCCAATTGCTGTCTACACATCTGGCAAAGGTTCTTCTGCTGCTGGTTTGACTGCTTCGGTCACAAGAGATCCAGTTACG AGGAACTTTGTAATGGAAGGTGGAGCTATGGTTTTGGCTGATGGTGGTGTTGTGTGCATTGATGAGTTTGACAAGATGAGAGAAGATGACAGGGTTGCAATTCATGAGGCTATGGAACAGCAGACCATCTCCATTGCCAAAGCTGGCATCACAACCACCTTGAACTCCCGCTGCTCAGTAATGGCTGCGGCAAACTCAGTGTTTGGACGCTGGGATGACactaaaggagaagaaaatattgaTTTCATGCCAACCATTTTGTCTCGATTTGACATGATCTTCATCGTCAAGGACGAGCATGATGAAAAAAGAGATACG ACTTTGGCCAAGCACGTTATGAATGTTCACTTGAATGCCTTAAAAACCACTGATGATACTCCTGAAGGAGAGCTGTCACTGAAATTCCTGAAGAAGTTTATCAGTTATTGCAGAGG CCGTTGTGGACCTAGACTTTCCGAAAGTGCAGGAGAAAAGCTGAAGAATAGATATGTTTTAATGAGAGGTGGAACTCGTGAAGCAGAAAGCAACTCTGACAGGCGTCTTTCCATCCCAATCACTGTTAG GCAACTGGAGGCTATTGTACGTATTTCTGAGTCATTGGCTAAGATGCGACTAGAGCCTTTTGCAACAGAGAGTGATGTTGATGAAGCTCTGAGGCTCTTCCAGGTATCCACACTGGATGCTGCAATGTCAGGCTCTCTAACAG GTGCTGAGGGCTTTACCACGGAGGAAGATCAGGAAATGCTGTCTCGTATTGAAAAGCAGCTGAAAAAGAGGTTTGCCATTGGTTCACAGGTTTCAGAACATGCCATTGTTCAGGACTTCCTCAGACAG AAATACCCAGAGCGTGCTGTATTCAAGGTATTGCACTTCATGATCCGTCGTGGAGAGCTCCAGCACCGTCTCCAACGCAAGATGCTTTACAGGATCAAGTAA
- the LOC125043205 gene encoding histone acetyltransferase KAT7-like, translating to MCCRSRARSRAASTDRDSPQKPSIPTQAPKGGKEPPPAKPPQTRPHTRGSSDSEPEIGTTPSKRGPKTSATTVPKSSAVPPPGNQRKNGPKPAVRPQQAATQKPPNKTQQQKVSGGSATAQQKKTAQSKKTIDNSTDSESEAKKPVPKKAAQSKSQPKPQSKPQPKSTASQKAIVPQRKGTTKVVEKSSEKSSESSTNSSSASSESDSDSSSDSSASVKSSDKPVVAQIVRRKSQTKSTPATTESEKEEEEEEEEEDEDEEDTPRKHITRSSSVRTKRGSLLGIQKGTESDSENNGKVRRGARNGGPKKPAGPPSKSGARAKTKKPIPLDILENIPLPPIENRKCPVEGCDSSGHLGGLYEKHFSVEACPVFHNITKEESKINRQIRESEMKEREKATQAVGNKSPRNGPNSEQRNYCNKIRDSRDKLSEPRPGEDEMADRDRQPSLRGFTPEWDLKLFLEAQSAASEKIEDDLRGLPDTKGIRYIEMGRYEMEAWYQSQYPDDYNQQPKIYICEFCLKYMRSKTILSRHAAKCVWKHPPGDEIYRKDKLSVWEVDGKKYKIYCQNLCLLAMLFLDHKTLYYDVEPFLFYIMTQADGEGCHIIGYFSKIRARRTPCGSGSLPQVPLMGHRDGVDVAGKCDAVDAAR from the exons ATGTGTTGCAGAAGCCGTGCCCGTTCCCGTGCTGCTTCCACTGACCGGGACTCCCCCCAGAAGCCTTCTATCCCTACACAGGCTCCCAAAGGGGGGAAGGAACCCCCTCCTGCCAAACCCCCACAGACCCGTCCCCACACCAG GGGATCATCCGATTCGGAGCCAGAGATTGGCACTACGCCGAGCAAACGAGGCCCTAAAACCTCCGCCACAACAGTCCCCAAGAGCAGTGCTGTTCCGCCCCCAGGGAACCAACGCAAGAATGGCCCAAAGCCTGCTGTTCGACCTCAGCAGGCTGCAACCCAGAAGCCCCCCAATAAAACTCAACAGCAGAAGGTCTCAGGTGGAAGTGCCACTGCTCAGCAGAAGAAGACAGCTCAAAGCAAGAAAACTATAG ACAACAGCACAGACTCCGAGAGTGAGGCCAAGAAGCCCGTCCCTAAGAAAGCTGCTCAATCTAAGTCACAACCAAAGCCTCAATCGAAACCACAACCAAAGTCCACGGCTTCCCAAAAGGCCATAGTTCCTCAGCGGAAGGGAACCACCAAGGTTGTCGAAAAGTCTTCGGAGAAGTCCTCTGAATCGTCAACAaattcatcatcagcatcatcag AAAGTGACAGTGACAGCTCATCAGATTCCTCAGCCTCAGTCAAATCATCGGACAAACCAGTTGTTGCACAAATAGTCCGGAGAAAGTCACAGACAAAGTCCACACCAGCAACTActgaaagtgaaaaggaagaagaagaagaagaggaggaggaggatgaagatgaagaagacacgCCAAGAAAACACATCACAAGATCATCAAGTGTAAGAACAAAGAGAGGGTCCTTGCTGGGTATCCAGAAAGGAACTGAATCCGATTCTGAAAATAATG GAAAAGTAAGAAGAGGGGCCAGGAATGGAGGGCCCAAGAAACCAGCAGGACCACCCTCAAAATCAGGGGCCCGtgccaaaacaaaaaaacctatTCCACTG GATATTTTGGAAAATATACCTCTGCCTCCAATCGAGAACCGTAAGTGCCCTGTGGAAGGGTGCGACTCTAGTGGTCACCTTGGTGGCCTTTATGAGAAGCATTTCTCGGTGGAAGCTTGCCCAGTCTTTCATAATATTACAAAAGAAGAATCAAAA ataaatcgacagataaGAGAAtctgagatgaaagagagagaaaaagcaactcAGGCTGTTGGTAATAAGTCTCCTAGAAATGGACCTAATTCTGAACAAAGAAATTACTGCAATAAA ATAAGAGACTCTAGAGACAAACTGAGCGAACCCCGTCCAGGTGAGGATGAGATGGCGGACAGAGATCGCCAGCCATCCCTCCGAGGTTTCACCCCCGAGTGGGACCTTAAGCTTTTCTTAGAGGCTCAGTCTGCGGCTAGTGAAAAAATA GAGGATGATCTCAGAGGCTTACCAGATACTAAAGGTATTCGGTATATAGAAATGGGCCGGTATGAAATGGAGGCTTGGTATCAGTCCCAGTATCCCGATGATTATAATCAAcaaccaaaaatatatatctgtgagttcTGCCTCAAGTACATGAGATCGAAGACCATTCTCTCAAGACATGCTGCGAAATGTGTGTGGAAGCATCCTCCGGGAGAtgaaatatatag AAAAGACAAGCTGTCGGTGTGGGAGGTGGATGGCAAAAAGTACAAAATATACTGTCAGAATCTCTGTTTGCTTGCTATGCTTTTCCTCGACCACAAAACCTTATACTACGACGTGGAACCATTCCTCTTTTACATAATGACACAGGCCGATGGTGAAGGCTGCCACATCATTGGGTATTTTAGTAAA ATCAGGGCGAGACGAACGCCGTGTGGCAGTGGCTCTCTTCCACAAGTGCCGCTTATGGGCCACCGCGACGGGGTAGATGTGGCGGGGAAATGTGACGCGGTAGATGCTGCAAGGTAG